A single window of Microplitis demolitor isolate Queensland-Clemson2020A chromosome 7, iyMicDemo2.1a, whole genome shotgun sequence DNA harbors:
- the LOC103575391 gene encoding F-BAR domain only protein 2 isoform X4, translating into MTVDFADYFWGEKNNGFDVLYHNMKHGVVASKELADFLRERSAIEENNYKLLSKVAKQASNSSSIQGTFAPVWAALRGAAEKLASLHLQMAQRVSELIKDVSKYADELHKRHKTVKEEESSTLEVVQNIQSITVTLQKAKDMCQQKGLELEKLRKDNASQRELEKSEAKFKKAQDDYKVLVDKYTVIRNDFETKMTQACRRFQDVEETHLRQMKEFLNTYADVLQTNHEQVGQVHIDFKRQCLDMTVDKLLEQFVQSKYTGFERPGVIEYDEVMTSLAEMANSTHQVEGGGSGGGSVIGSIGSGGGGTADSTTATAIKEPPSSKGTNGETGVAGNKQQYNTTKKNQSQTAKVVGGDYHGDIAIEYNHEKDIKDNNKKYKIKDKNTDKDATTKGSRRTTSLLNLFMSNSQGFLRSRREKRKEKKAKKKKDSVDTNSNKEEKSDLSVFKLSADPVQQIKEEEKDENRKSETPTPEVDEDGYCIRPKPDPWENEKGFYSSSDTESDDERERKIRVEIKPLSNGGAPMSASVDELRATVENLSLSPAPTGRRGSNNDSDHHMKRSQSVSQQLGGKPSSDLLGLNLFNPSSTPSSASTPTASHPYAPLQSPPPLSTSPVPQPAPPQSAPPIQSHTRFPEGDLFSEVGDITPALPPKQSASSTPTGSIIIPRPPSRRSEGGPRGRMSPATISRADSVASLEFRTAGVGVGSSRGPSPLTIGLADTIPLAVAFHEIVHSYFRGTDETRCQVKLNGDMMLSFPAGIVAVLANNPSPAKLTFRMRNTNRLERLVPNSQLVSIDATQTTSETTIFDFNMSALTTLLRRQAEQNPTASYFNVDILKYQIKAKEGAASCPFQLVAYWKCEPTHTDLKIDYKYNSRAMASPSPLLNLHVAAPIDGGFKSMHSKPSAQWLPDTNRLLWKFTELSQHSEANGVGSLKARVEIDRGPGTQGTIFTQFNCEGTTLSGVEFELVGPGYRLSLVKRRFVSGKYICDGDTDPRTRYAAPPSSSN; encoded by the exons ATGACTGTAGATTTTGCTGATTATTTTTGg ggTGAAAAGAATAATGGATTTGATGTATTGTATCATAATATGAAGCATGGAGTGGTGGCGAGTAAAGAGCTTGCAGATTTTCTCCGAGAGCGGTCGgcaattgaagaaaataattataaattattgagtaaaGTTGCTAAGCAAGCaagtaatagtagtagtataCAGGGCACATTTGCACCAGTATGGGCAGCATTACGTGGAGCTGCAGAAAAATTAGCCAGCCTGCATTTACAGATGGCACAGCGGGTATCCGAGTTAATAAAAGATGTTTCTAAGTATGCTGATGAGCTACACAAAAGGCATAAGACT GTAAAAGAGGAGGAGTCATCGACCCTCGAGGTCGTTCAGAATATACAGAGTATCACGGTGACACTACAAAAAGCTAAGGACATGTGTCAGCAAAAAGGGCTAGAGTTGGAGAAGTTGCGAAAGGATAATGCGAGCCAGCGTGAACTCGAAAAATCCGAGGCTAAGTTTAAAAAAGCTCAAGATGATTATAAAGTACTTGTAGATAAATATACGGTTATCAGAAATGATTTTGAAACTAAAATGACTCAGGCATGCcgg aGATTTCAAGACGTTGAAGAAACACATTTACGTCAAatgaaagaatttttaaatacatatgcCGATGTTCTTCAAACAAATCATGAGCAAGTTGGTCAAGTTCATATTGACTTTAAACGACAGTGTCTGGATATGACGGTAGATAAACTGTTGGAGCAGTTTGTTCAATCTAAATACACCGGATTTGAAAGACCag GGGTGATCGAGTACGATGAAGTGATGACAAGCCTTGCAGAAATGGCTAATTCAACGCATCAAGTCGAAGGTGGAGGTAGTGGTGGTGGTAGTGTTATCGGAAGTATCGGGAGCGGTGGTGGTGGAACTGCTGATTCTACAACAGCAACAGCTATAAAGGAACCACCAAGTTCTAAAGGAACTAATGGAGAAACAGGAGTTGCTGGTAACAAACAACAATACAACACAACTAAGAAAAACCAAAGTCAGACGGCTAAGGTTGTGGGTGGTGATTATCACGGGGACATTGCTATAGAATATAATCACGAAAAGGatattaaagataataataaaaaatacaagatTAAGGATAAGAATACTGACAAAGACGCTACAACCAAAGGCTCACGTCGTACCACCTCGCTTCTCAACCTGTTTATGTCCAACTCCCAGG gGTTTCTTCGTAGCAGACGTGAAaaacgaaaagaaaaaaaagctaaGAAGAAAAAGGATTCTGTGGATACAAACAGTAACAAAGAAGAAAAGTCAGACCTgtcagtatttaaattatcagcaGACCCAGTGCAACAAATTAAAGA GGAagaaaaagatgaaaatagaaaatcagAAACTCCGACACCTGAGGTAGATGAAGATGGTTATTGTATTCGTCCTAAACCAGATCCTTGGGAAAATGAAAAAGGATTTTATTCAAGTTCTGATACTGAATCTGATGACGAGAGAGAACGTAAAATAAGGGTGGAAATAAAACCATTGAGTAATGGTGGAGCACCAATGAGTGCTAGTGTTGATGAGTTACGTGCAACTGTTGAAAATCTTTCATTATCACCAGCTCCAACg GGTCGAAGAGGATCAAATAATGACTCAGATCATCATATGAAACGTTCCCAGTCAGTATCACAGCAGTTAGGAGGCAAACCAAGTTCAGACTTACTCGGTCTAAATCTTTTTAATCCTAGTAGTACGCCGTCCAGTGCATCAACACCTACGGCAAGTCATCCTTACGCACCATTGCAGAGTCCACCTCCGCTTTCAACGTCACCGGTTCCACAACCGGCGCCTCCACAATCAGCGCCTCCGATTCAATCTCATACACGTTTTCCAG AAGGAGATTTATTCTCCGAAGTAGGTGACATAACGCCAGCATTGCCACCCAAACAATCAGCATCATCAACACCAACGGGTTCGATAATAATCCCACGGCCTCCATCACGTCGCAGTGAAGGCGGACCACGTGGGAGAATGTCTCCAGCAACGATATCACGAGCTGATAGCGTTGCAAGTCTTGAATTTCGTACTGCTGGAGTTGGCGTTGGTTCATCACGTGGTCCTTCTCCACTGACAATTGGTCTTGCTGATACAATACCACTTGCTGTAGCTTTTCATGAAATTGTTCATTCGTATTTCCGTGGTACCGATGAGACACGCTGTCAGGTCAAACTAAACGGTGATATGATGCTTTCATTTCCTGCTGGTATTGTCGCTGTACTTGCTAATAATCCAAGTCCAGCAAAATTAACATTTAGAATGAGAAATACTAATCGACTAGAAAGACTTGTTCCTAATTCTCAACTTGTCAGCat agaTGCTACTCAGACAACATCAGAAACAACAATATTTGACTTTAATATGAGTGCCTTAACAACATTATTACGTCGTCAAGCTGAACAAAACCCAACAGCATCATATTTTAATGTTGATAtacttaaatatcaaattaaggCTAAAGAAGGCGCGGCATCATGTCCATTTCAACTCGTTGCCTATTGGAAATGTGAACCAACTCACACCGATTTAAag attgaCTATAAATACAATAGCCGTGCAATGGCATCACCAAGTCCACTATTAAATCTTCATGTAGCAGCACCAATTGACGGAGGATTCAAGAGTATGCACAGTAAACCCTCAGCTCAATGGTTACCAGACACAAATCGTTTACTGTGGAAATTCACGGAGCTTTCACAGCACAGCGAAGCCAATGGTGTAGGATCATTAAAAGCACGAGTTGAAATCGATCGTGGTCCTGGCACTCAGGGAACTATATTCACTCAATTTAATTGCGAAGGTACAACTCTGTCTGgagttgaatttgaattagttgGCCCAGGATATAGATTGAGTTTGGTTAAGCGTCGATTTGTTTCGG gtaaatatatatgtgatggTGATACGGATCCGCGAACACGATACGCTGCGCCTCCTTCAAGCAGTAATTGA
- the LOC103575391 gene encoding F-BAR domain only protein 2 isoform X5 has translation MTVDFADYFWGEKNNGFDVLYHNMKHGVVASKELADFLRERSAIEENNYKLLSKVAKQASNSSSIQGTFAPVWAALRGAAEKLASLHLQMAQRVSELIKDVSKYADELHKRHKTVKEEESSTLEVVQNIQSITVTLQKAKDMCQQKGLELEKLRKDNASQRELEKSEAKFKKAQDDYKVLVDKYTVIRNDFETKMTQACRRFQDVEETHLRQMKEFLNTYADVLQTNHEQVGQVHIDFKRQCLDMTVDKLLEQFVQSKYTGFERPGVIEYDEVMTSLAEMANSTHQVEGGGSGGGSVIGSIGSGGGGTADSTTATAIKEPPSSKGTNGETGVAGFLRSRREKRKEKKAKKKKDSVDTNSNKEEKSDLSVFKLSADPVQQIKEEEKDENRKSETPTPEVDEDGYCIRPKPDPWENEKGFYSSSDTESDDERERKIRVEIKPLSNGGAPMSASVDELRATVENLSLSPAPTGRRGSNNDSDHHMKRSQSVSQQLGGKPSSDLLGLNLFNPSSTPSSASTPTASHPYAPLQSPPPLSTSPVPQPAPPQSAPPIQSHTRFPEGDLFSEVGDITPALPPKQSASSTPTGSIIIPRPPSRRSEGGPRGRMSPATISRADSVASLEFRTAGVGVGSSRGPSPLTIGLADTIPLAVAFHEIVHSYFRGTDETRCQVKLNGDMMLSFPAGIVAVLANNPSPAKLTFRMRNTNRLERLVPNSQLVSIDATQTTSETTIFDFNMSALTTLLRRQAEQNPTASYFNVDILKYQIKAKEGAASCPFQLVAYWKCEPTHTDLKIDYKYNSRAMASPSPLLNLHVAAPIDGGFKSMHSKPSAQWLPDTNRLLWKFTELSQHSEANGVGSLKARVEIDRGPGTQGTIFTQFNCEGTTLSGVEFELVGPGYRLSLVKRRFVSGKYICDGDTDPRTRYAAPPSSSN, from the exons ATGACTGTAGATTTTGCTGATTATTTTTGg ggTGAAAAGAATAATGGATTTGATGTATTGTATCATAATATGAAGCATGGAGTGGTGGCGAGTAAAGAGCTTGCAGATTTTCTCCGAGAGCGGTCGgcaattgaagaaaataattataaattattgagtaaaGTTGCTAAGCAAGCaagtaatagtagtagtataCAGGGCACATTTGCACCAGTATGGGCAGCATTACGTGGAGCTGCAGAAAAATTAGCCAGCCTGCATTTACAGATGGCACAGCGGGTATCCGAGTTAATAAAAGATGTTTCTAAGTATGCTGATGAGCTACACAAAAGGCATAAGACT GTAAAAGAGGAGGAGTCATCGACCCTCGAGGTCGTTCAGAATATACAGAGTATCACGGTGACACTACAAAAAGCTAAGGACATGTGTCAGCAAAAAGGGCTAGAGTTGGAGAAGTTGCGAAAGGATAATGCGAGCCAGCGTGAACTCGAAAAATCCGAGGCTAAGTTTAAAAAAGCTCAAGATGATTATAAAGTACTTGTAGATAAATATACGGTTATCAGAAATGATTTTGAAACTAAAATGACTCAGGCATGCcgg aGATTTCAAGACGTTGAAGAAACACATTTACGTCAAatgaaagaatttttaaatacatatgcCGATGTTCTTCAAACAAATCATGAGCAAGTTGGTCAAGTTCATATTGACTTTAAACGACAGTGTCTGGATATGACGGTAGATAAACTGTTGGAGCAGTTTGTTCAATCTAAATACACCGGATTTGAAAGACCag GGGTGATCGAGTACGATGAAGTGATGACAAGCCTTGCAGAAATGGCTAATTCAACGCATCAAGTCGAAGGTGGAGGTAGTGGTGGTGGTAGTGTTATCGGAAGTATCGGGAGCGGTGGTGGTGGAACTGCTGATTCTACAACAGCAACAGCTATAAAGGAACCACCAAGTTCTAAAGGAACTAATGGAGAAACAGGAGTTGCTG gGTTTCTTCGTAGCAGACGTGAAaaacgaaaagaaaaaaaagctaaGAAGAAAAAGGATTCTGTGGATACAAACAGTAACAAAGAAGAAAAGTCAGACCTgtcagtatttaaattatcagcaGACCCAGTGCAACAAATTAAAGA GGAagaaaaagatgaaaatagaaaatcagAAACTCCGACACCTGAGGTAGATGAAGATGGTTATTGTATTCGTCCTAAACCAGATCCTTGGGAAAATGAAAAAGGATTTTATTCAAGTTCTGATACTGAATCTGATGACGAGAGAGAACGTAAAATAAGGGTGGAAATAAAACCATTGAGTAATGGTGGAGCACCAATGAGTGCTAGTGTTGATGAGTTACGTGCAACTGTTGAAAATCTTTCATTATCACCAGCTCCAACg GGTCGAAGAGGATCAAATAATGACTCAGATCATCATATGAAACGTTCCCAGTCAGTATCACAGCAGTTAGGAGGCAAACCAAGTTCAGACTTACTCGGTCTAAATCTTTTTAATCCTAGTAGTACGCCGTCCAGTGCATCAACACCTACGGCAAGTCATCCTTACGCACCATTGCAGAGTCCACCTCCGCTTTCAACGTCACCGGTTCCACAACCGGCGCCTCCACAATCAGCGCCTCCGATTCAATCTCATACACGTTTTCCAG AAGGAGATTTATTCTCCGAAGTAGGTGACATAACGCCAGCATTGCCACCCAAACAATCAGCATCATCAACACCAACGGGTTCGATAATAATCCCACGGCCTCCATCACGTCGCAGTGAAGGCGGACCACGTGGGAGAATGTCTCCAGCAACGATATCACGAGCTGATAGCGTTGCAAGTCTTGAATTTCGTACTGCTGGAGTTGGCGTTGGTTCATCACGTGGTCCTTCTCCACTGACAATTGGTCTTGCTGATACAATACCACTTGCTGTAGCTTTTCATGAAATTGTTCATTCGTATTTCCGTGGTACCGATGAGACACGCTGTCAGGTCAAACTAAACGGTGATATGATGCTTTCATTTCCTGCTGGTATTGTCGCTGTACTTGCTAATAATCCAAGTCCAGCAAAATTAACATTTAGAATGAGAAATACTAATCGACTAGAAAGACTTGTTCCTAATTCTCAACTTGTCAGCat agaTGCTACTCAGACAACATCAGAAACAACAATATTTGACTTTAATATGAGTGCCTTAACAACATTATTACGTCGTCAAGCTGAACAAAACCCAACAGCATCATATTTTAATGTTGATAtacttaaatatcaaattaaggCTAAAGAAGGCGCGGCATCATGTCCATTTCAACTCGTTGCCTATTGGAAATGTGAACCAACTCACACCGATTTAAag attgaCTATAAATACAATAGCCGTGCAATGGCATCACCAAGTCCACTATTAAATCTTCATGTAGCAGCACCAATTGACGGAGGATTCAAGAGTATGCACAGTAAACCCTCAGCTCAATGGTTACCAGACACAAATCGTTTACTGTGGAAATTCACGGAGCTTTCACAGCACAGCGAAGCCAATGGTGTAGGATCATTAAAAGCACGAGTTGAAATCGATCGTGGTCCTGGCACTCAGGGAACTATATTCACTCAATTTAATTGCGAAGGTACAACTCTGTCTGgagttgaatttgaattagttgGCCCAGGATATAGATTGAGTTTGGTTAAGCGTCGATTTGTTTCGG gtaaatatatatgtgatggTGATACGGATCCGCGAACACGATACGCTGCGCCTCCTTCAAGCAGTAATTGA